In Pseudomonas sp. MTM4, one genomic interval encodes:
- a CDS encoding TRAP transporter small permease, translating into MNNRKDARLERVLGTLALIFISLISLANVVVRYFTDASFAFTEELSVFLLVILTFAGASVAMRSNRHIRIGLIERLFPRLRTSLILLQWLASIMVLGLVVWFGGQFALEEYQWESESPGLGLPNWWYVVWLPLLALSMAVRLTQMTVDRLRGRLSDEP; encoded by the coding sequence ATGAACAATCGAAAGGACGCGCGCCTGGAGCGCGTACTGGGCACGCTGGCGCTGATATTTATCAGCCTGATCAGCTTGGCCAACGTAGTGGTGCGTTATTTCACCGATGCTTCCTTTGCTTTCACTGAAGAGCTTTCTGTCTTTCTGCTGGTCATCCTGACCTTTGCCGGCGCCTCCGTGGCAATGCGCAGTAACCGCCACATTCGCATTGGCTTGATCGAGCGCCTCTTTCCGCGCTTGCGCACATCCCTGATCCTCCTTCAATGGCTCGCCAGCATAATGGTGCTGGGTCTGGTGGTCTGGTTCGGGGGCCAGTTCGCGCTGGAAGAGTATCAATGGGAATCGGAGTCTCCCGGCCTTGGCCTGCCGAACTGGTGGTATGTGGTCTGGCTGCCATTGCTGGCTCTGTCGATGGCGGTGCGCCTTACTCAAATGACCGTCGACCGACTGCGCGGGAGGCTCTCTGATGAGCCCTGA